A stretch of Arcobacter arenosus DNA encodes these proteins:
- the rimP gene encoding ribosome maturation factor RimP: MNLEESIEIAVQGCGAEIYDIVTLKENDKNIYRVYVTAKGGISLDKCAEISRMISPILDIEEPMQGNYNLEVSSPGIERKLKKPQHYKASIGEKVKLKDFNKDTVKGELIFADDNEIKIKTEHGEEIVTYDEISTASTYFEW, translated from the coding sequence ATGAATCTTGAAGAATCTATTGAAATAGCTGTTCAAGGTTGTGGTGCAGAAATTTATGATATCGTAACTTTAAAAGAAAATGACAAAAATATTTATAGAGTTTATGTTACTGCTAAAGGTGGAATATCTTTAGATAAATGTGCAGAAATCTCTAGAATGATTTCACCTATTTTAGATATTGAAGAGCCAATGCAAGGTAATTATAACTTAGAAGTTAGTTCACCTGGTATTGAAAGAAAACTAAAAAAGCCACAACACTATAAAGCTTCAATTGGTGAAAAAGTAAAGTTAAAAGATTTTAATAAAGATACTGTTAAAGGTGAACTTATTTTTGCCGATGATAATGAAATTAAAATCAAAACTGAGCATGGTGAAGAGATTGTTACTTATGATGAAATCTCTACAGCTTCAACTTATTTTGAATGGTAG
- the ribD gene encoding bifunctional diaminohydroxyphosphoribosylaminopyrimidine deaminase/5-amino-6-(5-phosphoribosylamino)uracil reductase RibD, whose amino-acid sequence MIINDNFFMKLAIDEAWKYQLLTYPNPAVGCVVVKNGEILSIEAHKEAGMPHAEVNALKTAYLKKHPNDVIKTKRKSEDIHEYLIKNHNGFFNDCEIFVTLEPCNHIGKTPACANLLKELKPKRVIIAHDDTNKIASGGCETLKEANIDVSLGCMKKEAYELLFPFIKWSENTFVFYKMAQTLNGSIDGKISSNQALAYVHTLRDKIDLMVIGGNTVRTDKPTLDARYIAGRAPNVMIYSKNKIFDTNIPLFKIPNREVIISDDLFRLLDYKFVMIEGTYNLLDTLKERIDYLVLLVSPKIRKGENALNEIDMDFEIVHENFIGQEKIIYLKRKS is encoded by the coding sequence ATGATTATTAATGATAATTTCTTTATGAAATTAGCCATTGATGAAGCTTGGAAATATCAACTTTTAACTTACCCCAATCCAGCTGTTGGATGTGTTGTTGTCAAAAATGGTGAAATACTATCTATTGAAGCACACAAAGAAGCTGGAATGCCCCATGCTGAAGTTAATGCATTAAAAACAGCATATTTAAAAAAACACCCTAATGATGTTATTAAAACAAAAAGGAAATCTGAAGATATCCATGAATATTTAATTAAAAATCATAATGGATTTTTTAATGATTGTGAAATATTTGTTACACTAGAACCTTGTAATCATATTGGTAAAACTCCTGCTTGTGCAAATCTTCTAAAAGAATTAAAACCTAAAAGAGTAATAATTGCCCATGATGATACAAACAAAATAGCTTCAGGAGGGTGTGAAACTTTAAAAGAAGCAAATATAGATGTGAGCCTTGGTTGTATGAAAAAAGAAGCATATGAGCTTTTATTTCCATTTATTAAATGGAGTGAAAATACCTTTGTATTTTATAAAATGGCTCAAACTTTAAATGGTAGTATAGATGGTAAAATATCTTCTAACCAAGCCTTAGCTTATGTACATACATTAAGGGATAAAATTGATTTAATGGTAATTGGTGGAAATACAGTAAGAACTGACAAGCCAACACTTGATGCCAGATATATAGCTGGACGTGCTCCTAATGTAATGATATATTCAAAAAATAAAATCTTTGATACAAATATCCCTTTGTTTAAAATACCAAACAGAGAAGTTATAATTAGTGATGATTTATTTAGATTACTTGATTATAAATTTGTTATGATTGAAGGAACTTACAATTTACTAGACACTTTAAAAGAAAGAATTGATTATTTAGTTTTACTTGTTAGTCCTAAGATTAGAAAAGGTGAAAATGCTTTAAATGAGATAGATATGGATTTTGAGATTGTTCATGAGAACTTTATAGGACAAGAGAAAATAATTTACCTAAAAAGAAAAAGCTAG
- a CDS encoding DUF448 domain-containing protein: MTILKEPIRTCVICRGKYPKNDLLRLKCKDKKLVPYDNYGRSFYICNDCISILKDSQINQKDFKKIEKALFRECKNKDDYIGQLKEILTHVR; the protein is encoded by the coding sequence TTGACTATTTTGAAAGAACCAATACGAACTTGTGTCATTTGTAGGGGCAAATATCCTAAAAATGATTTACTTCGTTTAAAGTGTAAGGATAAAAAACTTGTACCATATGATAACTATGGTAGAAGTTTTTATATCTGTAATGATTGTATTTCAATACTAAAAGATTCACAAATCAATCAAAAAGATTTCAAAAAGATAGAAAAAGCACTTTTTAGAGAGTGTAAAAATAAAGATGACTATATAGGACAACTTAAGGAGATATTAACGCATGTCAGATAA
- a CDS encoding DHH family phosphoesterase: protein MKKDFIVNNKINMSDFAKALELIEKSRYILIITHVNPDADSISSALALSNLLYENKIKHKVFNVSSDLPQNLDFISRFDKITDQLPSFYDLVISVDCGSKKRFGFNVDENIPLINFDHHASNDKFGDINLVDHFKSSTAEIVYDFFKFNGLYITKNTATALYVGIYDDSLAFSLGRCDELTFDKVNHLVEFGANPSEIANKLKRRDSLAKYRVLPKVLESLELHREGEVATIYVRNEWLDQTGAHTRDCEDALDMIMSMKIVRVTIFVRIVNGSSRVSIRSKGKINVAKIAAIFGGGGHINAAGFTVDSLDVDEVRNLVLKEVLEKAK from the coding sequence ATGAAAAAAGACTTTATTGTAAATAACAAAATAAACATGAGTGATTTTGCAAAAGCATTAGAACTTATTGAAAAAAGTAGATATATTTTAATAATTACCCATGTTAACCCAGATGCAGATTCAATCTCTTCTGCTTTAGCATTATCAAATCTACTTTATGAAAATAAGATTAAACACAAGGTTTTTAATGTAAGTTCAGACCTACCTCAAAACTTAGATTTTATATCAAGGTTTGACAAAATAACTGACCAATTACCAAGTTTTTATGATTTGGTTATTTCTGTTGATTGTGGTTCTAAAAAAAGATTTGGTTTTAATGTAGATGAAAATATACCATTGATAAATTTTGATCATCACGCTTCAAATGATAAATTTGGGGATATTAATTTAGTTGATCACTTTAAAAGTTCAACGGCAGAGATTGTGTATGACTTTTTTAAATTTAATGGATTATATATCACAAAAAATACTGCAACAGCACTTTATGTTGGTATCTATGATGACTCTTTAGCTTTTTCATTAGGGCGTTGTGATGAACTTACTTTTGATAAAGTTAACCATTTAGTTGAATTTGGAGCAAACCCTTCAGAGATTGCAAATAAACTTAAAAGAAGAGATTCCTTAGCAAAATATAGAGTTTTGCCAAAGGTATTAGAGTCTTTAGAATTGCATAGAGAAGGTGAGGTTGCTACTATTTATGTAAGAAATGAATGGCTAGATCAAACAGGTGCTCATACAAGAGATTGTGAAGATGCCTTAGATATGATTATGAGTATGAAAATTGTAAGGGTTACGATTTTTGTTAGAATTGTAAATGGCTCAAGTAGAGTATCCATTAGATCAAAGGGTAAAATAAATGTTGCAAAAATAGCAGCAATTTTTGGTGGCGGAGGTCATATAAATGCAGCAGGTTTTACTGTTGATTCATTAGATGTGGATGAAGTTAGAAATTTAGTATTAAAGGAAGTTCTTGAGAAGGCGAAATAA
- the nadC gene encoding carboxylating nicotinate-nucleotide diphosphorylase — MINIKKFVKNAIIEDNGRGDLFYDVAPKGRFTAKVITKDDGIFAGEIYAKALAKTEKFECRFLKHDGDKLKKGDVIAKLEGKASILLSSERTFLNMLQHASGIATMANRFVSQVEDLEVALLDTRKTRPQLRDFEKYASRVGGARNHRLGLDDCLMLKDTHLRTIKDLKSFIKDARKRISWVTKIEIECETFVQVKESMEAGADIIMCDNMVPEQIKEVVEFRNKNYPNVLLEASGNISLSTVRDFALTGVDALSSGSIIHQATWLDFSMKFD, encoded by the coding sequence ATGATAAATATTAAAAAATTCGTTAAAAATGCTATTATAGAAGATAATGGTAGAGGGGATTTGTTTTATGATGTTGCTCCAAAAGGAAGATTTACAGCAAAAGTAATCACTAAAGATGATGGTATTTTTGCCGGAGAAATCTATGCAAAAGCTTTAGCTAAAACTGAAAAGTTTGAGTGTAGGTTTTTAAAACATGATGGGGATAAGTTAAAAAAAGGTGATGTTATAGCAAAACTTGAGGGTAAAGCTTCAATTTTACTATCAAGTGAAAGAACTTTTTTAAATATGCTTCAGCATGCTAGTGGAATTGCAACTATGGCAAATAGATTTGTTTCACAAGTTGAAGACTTAGAAGTTGCTCTTTTAGATACTAGAAAAACAAGACCTCAGTTAAGGGATTTTGAAAAATATGCAAGTAGAGTTGGCGGGGCTAGAAACCACAGACTTGGACTAGATGATTGTCTAATGTTAAAAGATACACATTTAAGAACAATCAAAGACTTAAAATCTTTTATTAAAGATGCAAGAAAAAGAATCTCTTGGGTTACAAAAATTGAGATAGAGTGTGAGACTTTTGTACAGGTAAAAGAATCAATGGAAGCAGGTGCTGATATTATAATGTGTGATAATATGGTTCCTGAACAAATCAAAGAAGTTGTTGAATTTAGAAATAAAAATTATCCAAATGTACTATTAGAAGCTAGTGGAAATATCTCTTTAAGTACAGTTAGAGACTTTGCTTTAACAGGAGTTGATGCATTGAGTTCTGGAAGTATTATTCATCAAGCAACTTGGCTTGATTTTTCTATGAAGTTCGATTAA
- the infB gene encoding translation initiation factor IF-2, protein MSDNVRVYEIAEEAGASSNEVIAKAKDLGIELKSPQTAVSFEDAEEIANYIMTGKSSKLKKPAAKIKKAAPKTEEKPEVKTEEKKAIEDAPKKEEVKVEDNKEEEKTEETVEKPEEKPLKSVSPKKIIPKRRGLKIIKKKKPQEKIETSNDEIATPASNIKKPMKSLSEILGGNDLNDNPSEKAAPAPQSKAPVKKKEKKKQPAKSHDHGKVIEFEAKSTQEFNDNSDESLLGEEVVLLDMDLADTSKLFDEPKQNQDNKRQSRSSRPAAFGNRPQGLKRGKRKKRIKREVEEIEITEITIPEDVRVYEFAEACGKSPAEVITVLFGLGMMVTKNDFLKQDELEILGEEFGIEVTVKDALEDANYVDDYEVEEVDDSNFVTRPPVVTIMGHVDHGKTSLLDKIRSSKVAKGEAGGITQHISAYTIEQNNQKITFVDTPGHAAFSAMRARGADVTDIVIIVVAADDGVMPQTEEVISHAKASGCPIIVAVNKMDKETANMDMVKAQMAEKEMTPVDWGGDIEFIGVSAHTGQGIDDLLENILLQAEILELQADPDAKAKATVVESLLEKGRGPVATVIVQNGTLRVGDNIVCDTTYGRVKAITNDMGKPVKELGLSETGNVLGLNDVPVAGSFMVAQNSDKEAREIATTRAEHARAKELSKSTKVSLEEMSGLIAEGKIKQLPVIIKTDVGGSLEAIKGSLEKIQNEEVKVKVIHAGVGGITESDLILASASEGCIILGFNVRPTGSVKQKAKADGIQINTYSIIYDLIDDIKDALSGMMTAVIREENTGQAEVRDTFVVPKVGTVAGCLVTDGKVIRGGHARIIRDGVVTYTGKISSLKRFKDDVKEVSNGYECGIMFDKFNDIKVGDFIETFIQIEEKREIDL, encoded by the coding sequence ATGTCAGATAATGTAAGAGTTTATGAAATAGCAGAAGAAGCTGGGGCTAGTAGCAATGAGGTTATTGCCAAAGCAAAAGATTTAGGAATAGAACTTAAATCACCGCAAACTGCAGTTTCATTTGAAGATGCTGAAGAGATTGCAAACTACATAATGACTGGTAAAAGTAGTAAGCTAAAAAAACCTGCAGCAAAAATCAAAAAAGCAGCACCAAAAACAGAAGAAAAACCTGAAGTAAAAACAGAAGAGAAAAAAGCTATTGAAGATGCACCTAAAAAAGAGGAAGTTAAAGTAGAAGATAATAAAGAGGAAGAAAAAACAGAAGAGACTGTTGAAAAACCTGAAGAAAAACCTCTAAAAAGTGTATCTCCTAAGAAAATCATTCCTAAAAGAAGAGGTTTAAAAATCATTAAAAAGAAAAAACCTCAAGAAAAAATTGAGACTAGTAATGATGAGATAGCAACACCAGCTTCAAATATTAAGAAACCTATGAAATCTCTTAGCGAAATTTTAGGTGGTAATGATTTAAATGATAATCCAAGTGAAAAAGCAGCTCCTGCTCCTCAGTCAAAAGCACCAGTTAAGAAAAAAGAAAAGAAAAAGCAACCAGCAAAATCTCATGACCATGGTAAGGTAATTGAGTTTGAAGCAAAATCTACACAAGAATTCAATGATAATAGTGATGAATCTTTATTAGGTGAAGAGGTTGTTCTACTTGATATGGATTTAGCAGATACATCAAAATTATTTGATGAACCTAAACAAAATCAAGATAATAAAAGACAAAGTAGATCGTCTAGACCTGCTGCATTTGGTAATAGACCTCAAGGATTAAAAAGAGGTAAAAGAAAGAAAAGAATCAAAAGAGAAGTTGAAGAGATAGAAATCACTGAAATAACAATTCCTGAAGATGTTAGGGTATATGAATTTGCAGAAGCTTGTGGAAAATCACCGGCTGAAGTTATCACAGTACTATTTGGTCTTGGAATGATGGTTACAAAAAATGACTTCTTAAAACAAGATGAATTAGAAATTCTTGGTGAAGAATTTGGTATTGAAGTTACAGTAAAAGATGCACTTGAAGATGCAAACTATGTAGATGATTATGAAGTTGAAGAAGTTGACGATTCTAATTTTGTAACAAGACCTCCAGTGGTTACAATCATGGGTCACGTTGACCATGGTAAAACTTCACTTCTAGATAAAATTAGAAGTTCTAAAGTTGCAAAAGGTGAAGCAGGGGGGATTACTCAACATATCTCTGCTTATACAATTGAACAAAACAATCAAAAAATCACTTTTGTTGATACTCCAGGACACGCCGCTTTCTCAGCTATGAGAGCAAGAGGTGCTGATGTTACTGATATTGTAATTATTGTTGTTGCAGCAGATGATGGTGTTATGCCTCAAACAGAAGAGGTTATTTCACATGCGAAAGCATCTGGATGTCCAATTATTGTTGCAGTTAACAAAATGGATAAAGAAACTGCAAATATGGATATGGTTAAAGCTCAAATGGCAGAAAAAGAGATGACTCCTGTTGATTGGGGTGGAGATATCGAATTTATTGGAGTTTCTGCTCATACAGGTCAAGGTATAGATGATTTATTAGAAAACATTCTTTTACAAGCTGAAATTTTAGAACTTCAAGCTGACCCAGATGCAAAAGCTAAAGCAACAGTAGTTGAATCATTACTTGAAAAAGGTAGAGGACCAGTTGCTACAGTTATAGTTCAAAATGGTACTTTAAGAGTTGGTGATAATATTGTATGTGATACTACATATGGTAGAGTAAAAGCAATTACAAATGATATGGGTAAACCAGTAAAAGAATTAGGACTTTCTGAAACAGGTAATGTACTAGGATTAAATGATGTTCCTGTTGCAGGTTCATTTATGGTTGCACAAAATTCAGATAAAGAAGCAAGAGAAATTGCTACAACTAGAGCTGAACATGCAAGAGCTAAAGAACTTTCTAAATCAACAAAAGTTTCATTAGAAGAGATGAGTGGATTAATTGCAGAAGGGAAAATCAAACAACTACCCGTTATTATTAAAACTGATGTTGGTGGTTCATTAGAAGCAATTAAAGGTTCATTGGAAAAAATCCAAAATGAAGAAGTAAAAGTAAAAGTAATCCATGCTGGTGTTGGTGGTATTACTGAATCTGACTTAATTTTAGCAAGTGCATCTGAAGGATGTATTATCTTAGGATTTAATGTTAGACCAACAGGTTCTGTTAAACAAAAAGCAAAAGCTGATGGAATCCAAATTAATACTTATTCAATTATTTATGACTTAATTGATGATATTAAAGATGCATTATCTGGTATGATGACAGCAGTTATTAGAGAAGAAAATACTGGTCAAGCAGAAGTTAGAGATACATTCGTTGTTCCAAAAGTAGGAACAGTTGCAGGATGTTTAGTAACTGATGGTAAAGTAATTAGAGGTGGACATGCTAGAATTATTAGAGATGGTGTTGTTACTTATACTGGTAAAATTTCATCATTAAAAAGATTCAAAGATGATGTTAAAGAAGTATCAAATGGTTACGAGTGTGGTATTATGTTCGATAAATTCAATGATATAAAAGTTGGTGATTTTATTGAAACATTTATACAAATTGAAGAGAAGAGAGAAATTGATTTATAA
- the rbfA gene encoding 30S ribosome-binding factor RbfA: MKSINLQRTESLLMELIPEALSTLNDVRICSLPITGVNCKNGKYDATVYFDGSDFEKNEIAGVISALTKANGRIKEYILSATGWYKCPTFKFVNDTSLESSKNIEDLFRQIEKKKKDES, translated from the coding sequence TTGAAAAGTATTAATCTTCAAAGAACTGAATCGTTGTTGATGGAGCTTATTCCTGAAGCTTTATCAACACTAAATGATGTAAGAATTTGCTCTTTACCTATTACAGGGGTAAACTGTAAAAATGGTAAATATGATGCAACAGTATATTTTGATGGAAGTGATTTTGAAAAGAATGAAATAGCAGGTGTTATTTCAGCTTTAACAAAAGCAAATGGTAGAATTAAAGAGTACATACTTAGTGCTACTGGTTGGTACAAATGTCCAACTTTTAAGTTTGTTAATGACACATCATTAGAATCTTCAAAAAATATTGAAGATTTATTTAGACAAATAGAAAAGAAAAAAAAGGATGAATCATGA
- a CDS encoding M23 family metallopeptidase has product MRRRNNSFKNILTLMILSIIVAIGAFIYFSPIFEKKKPTVSFLNNGYWNAKDKLNIKLEDESGIKSYKISFKVNDANIEVQNKVLESKQNKLSIDINSIKLDQNVKTIKLAVEAYDNSMWNLFRGNTIYKEFTLNIDRKRPLARVITNSYNIKRGGSAAVVVEVKDENLKEKYITFNDTYKFELIPYLKEGFYAAIIAWPVEVEFDQFDVVNLVAIDKANNVTVSKVPLYIKDLKIKNDKLKISDNFINKVSIPVLQKSDMEIPSSNDEIFIKQNRFLRAKNVSTIRDESIKNMSKEMLNNFSINPFRRLSGSKTFAGFAEKREYFYEGQKIDEAWHLGMDWASIKRAPVKISNGGTVIFNNYLGIYGNTAIIDHKLGLQTLYAHTSKLNVQKGDEVRKDDNIANTGSTGAVFGDHLHFGVLVQGIEVNPIEWMDKSWIKTRILDILSEAKQEIRRSK; this is encoded by the coding sequence TTGAGAAGGCGAAATAATAGTTTTAAAAATATTTTGACATTGATGATATTATCAATTATAGTAGCAATTGGAGCATTTATTTATTTTTCTCCTATTTTTGAGAAAAAAAAGCCAACTGTATCATTTTTAAATAATGGGTATTGGAATGCAAAAGATAAGTTAAATATTAAACTTGAAGATGAAAGTGGAATAAAATCTTATAAAATCTCTTTTAAAGTAAATGATGCAAATATAGAAGTTCAAAATAAAGTATTAGAATCAAAACAAAATAAACTATCAATTGACATTAATTCAATTAAGCTTGACCAAAATGTAAAAACTATAAAACTTGCAGTTGAAGCTTATGATAATAGTATGTGGAATCTTTTTAGAGGAAATACTATTTATAAAGAGTTTACTTTAAATATAGATAGAAAAAGACCACTTGCAAGAGTTATAACAAATTCATACAATATAAAAAGAGGTGGAAGTGCAGCAGTTGTAGTTGAAGTAAAAGATGAAAATCTAAAAGAAAAATATATCACTTTTAATGATACATACAAGTTTGAATTAATCCCATATTTAAAAGAGGGGTTTTATGCTGCAATTATAGCTTGGCCAGTTGAAGTTGAGTTTGACCAATTTGATGTGGTAAATTTGGTTGCTATAGATAAAGCTAATAATGTAACAGTTAGTAAAGTTCCCCTTTATATAAAAGATTTAAAAATTAAAAATGACAAATTAAAGATTTCAGATAATTTTATAAATAAAGTTTCAATTCCTGTATTACAAAAAAGTGATATGGAAATACCAAGTTCAAATGATGAAATTTTTATAAAACAAAATAGATTTTTAAGAGCAAAAAATGTTTCTACAATAAGAGATGAGTCTATTAAAAATATGTCAAAAGAGATGCTTAATAATTTCTCAATAAATCCATTTAGAAGATTAAGTGGGTCTAAAACTTTCGCAGGATTTGCAGAAAAAAGAGAATATTTTTATGAGGGACAAAAAATAGATGAAGCTTGGCATTTGGGAATGGATTGGGCAAGTATAAAAAGAGCTCCTGTAAAAATCTCAAATGGTGGAACAGTTATATTTAATAATTACCTTGGGATTTATGGAAATACAGCAATTATTGACCATAAACTTGGATTACAAACTTTATATGCCCATACTAGTAAATTAAATGTTCAAAAAGGTGATGAAGTTAGAAAAGATGACAATATTGCAAATACTGGAAGTACTGGTGCAGTATTTGGAGACCATTTACATTTTGGAGTTTTAGTTCAAGGTATTGAGGTAAATCCAATTGAGTGGATGGATAAAAGCTGGATAAAAACAAGAATATTAGATATTTTATCTGAAGCAAAACAAGAGATAAGAAGAAGTAAATGA
- the lpxC gene encoding UDP-3-O-acyl-N-acetylglucosamine deacetylase gives MRQRTIAKSVEIVGIGLHKGVPVKMKLEPLDSDMGIIFYRVDKGITIPLKIENVVDTKMATVIGKDDVVVSTIEHLLSAVYAYGIDNLRVVIDNDEVPVLDGSSSGYCMLIEEAGIKELDKSKKAIKIKKDVEIVTEDGKKVALKPSKHIIYDFSIDFEHPSIGKQNFHFDYSISEYKENISRARTFGFLHEVQYLRSIGLAQGGSMENAIVLDQTKILNPEGLRYDDEFVRHKILDAIGDMALLGYTLVGEYDAHAGSHHLNHLLTKKLYEDKDNYEIIDLEEAEAEAHVFQMAYAKVQS, from the coding sequence ATGAGACAAAGAACAATAGCCAAAAGTGTAGAGATTGTAGGAATAGGGCTTCATAAAGGAGTTCCAGTTAAAATGAAGCTTGAACCTTTAGATTCTGATATGGGAATTATCTTTTATAGAGTTGATAAAGGGATTACAATACCACTTAAAATAGAAAATGTTGTTGACACAAAAATGGCAACTGTTATTGGGAAAGATGATGTTGTTGTTTCTACTATTGAGCATTTATTGTCTGCTGTTTATGCATATGGGATTGATAATTTAAGAGTTGTAATTGATAATGATGAGGTTCCTGTACTTGATGGTAGTTCATCTGGTTATTGTATGTTAATTGAAGAAGCAGGTATTAAAGAGCTTGACAAAAGTAAAAAAGCTATAAAAATTAAAAAAGATGTTGAGATTGTAACTGAGGATGGTAAAAAAGTTGCTCTAAAACCTTCTAAACATATTATTTATGATTTTTCAATAGATTTTGAACACCCATCAATTGGGAAACAAAATTTTCATTTTGATTATTCAATTAGTGAATATAAAGAAAATATTAGCCGTGCGAGAACATTTGGTTTTTTACATGAAGTTCAATATTTAAGAAGTATAGGTCTTGCACAGGGTGGAAGTATGGAAAATGCAATTGTTCTTGACCAAACTAAAATCTTAAATCCAGAGGGATTAAGATATGATGATGAGTTTGTTAGACATAAAATTCTTGATGCCATTGGTGATATGGCACTTTTAGGTTATACTCTTGTTGGGGAATATGATGCCCACGCAGGAAGTCATCATCTAAACCATTTACTTACAAAAAAACTTTATGAAGATAAAGATAATTATGAAATTATAGATTTAGAAGAAGCAGAAGCAGAAGCACATGTATTCCAAATGGCTTATGCAAAAGTTCAATCTTAG
- the thrB gene encoding homoserine kinase, with product MRISVPATSANLGPGFDTLGLAISLHNQVSIKPSKFHSVSLKGEGSNNPVLKDNNMFIAIFNDFYHNLSQKKRHFRFEFSNEIPLSRGLGSSSAVIVSAIASAYAIEGIKIEKEKLLNLALAYESHPDNITPAVMGGFNVATVHENEVKFIKKDMPRSVKAIVVIPNRPMSTQLSRKALPFKYSKEDTIFNISHSSLLTAAFINEDWEMLRNASLDKIHQKYRMKQMPELFDVQKTALKHGALMSTLSGSGSTLFSIALNEDAKRIESELHKRFPHFRVLTRGFDNDGVVIKD from the coding sequence TTGAGAATTAGTGTTCCAGCAACAAGTGCCAATTTAGGTCCAGGATTTGATACTCTAGGATTGGCAATTTCACTTCATAATCAAGTGAGTATAAAACCTTCAAAATTTCATAGTGTAAGTTTAAAAGGTGAAGGTTCTAATAACCCAGTTTTAAAAGACAATAATATGTTTATTGCAATTTTTAACGATTTTTATCATAATCTTTCACAGAAAAAAAGACACTTTAGATTTGAATTCTCAAATGAAATTCCACTTTCAAGGGGATTAGGTAGTTCTTCTGCTGTTATTGTTTCTGCAATTGCAAGTGCTTATGCAATAGAGGGAATAAAAATTGAAAAAGAAAAATTACTGAATTTAGCATTAGCTTATGAATCACATCCTGATAATATTACACCTGCTGTTATGGGTGGATTTAATGTTGCTACTGTACATGAAAATGAAGTTAAATTTATAAAAAAAGATATGCCAAGATCAGTAAAAGCAATTGTTGTTATCCCTAATAGACCAATGTCTACACAATTATCAAGAAAAGCATTACCTTTTAAATATTCAAAAGAAGATACAATATTTAATATATCACACTCTTCTTTACTAACAGCAGCATTTATAAATGAAGATTGGGAGATGTTAAGAAATGCTTCATTGGATAAAATTCATCAAAAATATAGAATGAAGCAGATGCCTGAATTATTTGATGTACAAAAAACTGCATTAAAACATGGAGCTTTAATGAGTACTTTATCAGGGTCTGGATCAACTTTATTTTCTATTGCATTAAATGAAGATGCAAAAAGAATAGAGAGTGAATTACATAAAAGATTTCCTCATTTTAGAGTGTTAACTAGAGGATTTGACAACGATGGTGTTGTCATTAAAGATTAA